One window of the Hippoglossus hippoglossus isolate fHipHip1 chromosome 9, fHipHip1.pri, whole genome shotgun sequence genome contains the following:
- the sgsm1a gene encoding small G protein signaling modulator 1 isoform X1, giving the protein MATIMAETETRQKLLRTVKKEVKQIMEEAVTRKFVHEDSSHIVSFCAAVEACVLHGLRRRAAGFLRSNKIAALFMKVGKSFAPAEELCRKAQELEQIIETKRSQSLQSQDSLRKMPRLPGLTPQGAKNLWIRAALFEKVLDKIVLYLVENSSKYYEKEAVLMDPVDGPILASLLVGPCALEYTKMKTADHFWTDPSADELVQRHRIHGGNCRQDSPTKRPALCFQKRHSSSSMDERPSPSPSAREYVESLHQNNRATLLFGKNNVLVQPRDDMEAVPGYLSLHQTADIMTLKWTPNQLMNGSVGDLDYERSVFWDYAMTIPLEEIVYLHCHQQVDSGGTVVLVSQDGIQRPPLRFPRGGHLLQFLSCLENGLLPHGQLDPPLWSQRGKGKVFPKLRNRVPQGSSESVSDKEEDEATDYVFRILFPNSQSEFVTVTHPPHLTSSHSLQPSGQPPSKVGTLVVPKRSCSCPEESPSPTGSSLTPPDLMDQGATMWHPTLRKASCSSCSQGSFSEGGTPKGCNHERAPLKLLCDSMKYQIISRAFYGWLAYCRHLSTVRTHLSALVNHTIVAPDTPCDAYKGLTAEVWKTFLQDCTAYKEQELLRLVYFGGVEPSLRKEVWPFLLGHYQFGMSEAERKEVDKQVRVCYQQTMREWLGCEEIVRQREKEQHAAALAKCSSVASDSSSQKMIHHDSTVSNESHSSQSSDRQSLARLQSDSSSSTQFFTLFHPFPWSSLLPFGLFFQVFESVEEVDQIETEPKTEEAKQAPKMPNGALQNGTCSPDSGHPSSRNFSVTSGLSDTSLSTDDTAGPALPPASQSSVKPAGVEAEGLTEETLSQERTEVKDEEETLGVTITAENTKIEVNDNDMIQPLEEEQVMTNKETCLQTKSQENVEEPESTKTEGTKSEDTDIQGIQSLDSGEIGRDVSDEDTVMVSAAATESKEELVEHSLKKDVEVRNEEMTKLKERIVEKMKEMDESKTSEPQEFSLTEGTEKMVQHHVAADIETNLLFSTDARVSRTRETYCASQKEEPQVMTESDESPSAIEMEEIPKAKVSMVPWSRKGRCEPSSSFEDSAPRAEEEQGKHIPEGTESILSEEPEMQSLYPHLDSLPGSGDTKSKATSQGSAGSTFSQELLDLYTLNLHRIEKDVQRCDRNYCYFTPANLEKLRNIMCSYIWRHLDIGYVQGMCDLLAPLLVILDDEAMAFSCFTELMKRMNQNFPHGGAMDTHFANMRSLIQILDSEMFELMHQNGDYTHFYFCYRWFLLDFKRELVYEDVFAVWETIWAAKYASSSHFVLFIALALVEIYRDIILENNMDFTDIIKFFNEMAEHHNIKQILTLARDLVYKVQMLIENK; this is encoded by the exons GTGAAGCAGATTATGGAAGAAGCCGTGACCAGGAAATTTGTCCACGAAGACAGCAGCCatattgtgtctttttgtg CTGCAGTGGAGGCGTGTGTTCTGCATGGGCTGAGGCGACGAGCAGCTGGTTTTCTGCGCAGCAACAAGATAGCGGCACTCTTCATGAAGGTGGGGAAAAGCTTTGCCCCTGCTGAGGAGCTGTGTAGGAAGGCCCAGGAGCTCGAGCAGATCATCGAGACAAA ACGAAGTCAAAGCTTGCAAAGTCAGGACAGCCTTCGTAAGATGCCCCGGCTGCCCGGCCTCACCCCCCAGGGAGCCAAGAACCTGTGGATCCGGGCGGCTCTTTTTGAAAAGGTGCTGGACAAGATCGTTCTCTACCTGGTGGAGAACAGCAG TAAATACTACGAGAAAGAGGCTGTTCTAATGGACCCTGTAGATGGACCTATCCTTGCCTCTTTGTTAG TCGGACCTTGTGCTTTGGAGTACACCAAGATGAAGACAGCTGACCACTTCTGGACCGACCCGTCCGCTGACGAGCTGGTGCAGAGACACCGCATCCACGGTGGCAACTGCAGGCAGGACTCTCCCACCAAGAGGCCTGCACTGTGT TTCCAGAAGCGgcactccagcagcagcatggacGAACGCCCTTCCCCCTCGCCGTCAGCTCGAGAATATGTGGAGTCACTGCATCAGAACAACAGGGCGACCTTGCTGTTCGGCAAAAACAACGTGCTCGTGCAACCG agGGACGACATGGAGGCTGTCCCCGGTTACCTCTCCCTGCACCAGACCGCTGACATCATGACCCTGAAGTGGACTCCCAACCAGCTCATGAACGGCTCTGTTGGAGACTTGGACTACGAGCGCAG TGTGTTTTGGGACTATGCCATGACGATTCCTCTCGAGGAGATAGTTTACTTGCACTGTCATCAACAAG TGGACAGTGGGGGGACGGTGGTGCTGGTCAGTCAGGATGGAATCCAGAGACCTCCACTGCGCTTCCCCAGGGGAGGACACCTGCTCCAGTTCCTCTCCTGCCTGGAGAATGGCCTCCTTCCCCACGGCCAGCTGGACCCTCCGCTCTGGTCCCAGAGGGGAAAG GGGAAGGTGTTTCCGAAGCTGCGGAATAGAGTTCCTCAGGGATCCTCAGAATCAGTCTCGGAtaaggaggaggacgaggccACGGACTATGTCTTCCGCATCCTCTTTccaaacagccaatcagagtttG TGACTGTAACTCATCCTCCTCACCTGACTTCCTCCCACTCCCTTCAACCGAGCGGACAGCCACCCTCCAAAGTGGGGACCCTGGTTGTCCCCAAGAGGTCCTGCAGCTGCCCTGAAGAATCCCCCTCACCCACAGGAAGCAGCT TGACTCCTCCAGACTTGATGGATCAGGGAGCTACGATGTGGCATCCCACTCTCAGGAAGGCCTCGTGTTCCTCTTGTTCTCAGGGGAGCTTCTCTGAGGGAGGGACACCCAAGGGCTGTAACCATGAGAG GGCTcctctgaagctgctgtgtgacAGCATGAAGTATCAGATCATCTCTCGGGCATTTTACGGCT GGTTGGCATACTGCCGTCACCTGTCCACTGTGCGCACACATCTCTCTGCCCTCGTCAATCACACCATCGTGGCACCCGACACGCCGTGCGATGCCTACAAAGGGCTCACTGCAGAAGTGTGGAAGACATTCCTTCAGGACTGCACA GCCTACAaggagcaggagctgctgcGTCTGGTCTACTTTGGTGGTGTGGAGCCCTCGCTGCGTAAAGAGGTGTGGCCTTTCCTGCTGGGTCACTACCAGTTTGGGATGTCAGAAGCTGAGAGGAAGGAG GTGGACAAACAGGTCCGAGTGTGTTACCAACAGACGATGCGTGAGTGGCTCGGCTGCGAGGAGATCGTCCGCCAGCGAGAGAAGGAGCAGCACGCCGCAGCCTTGGCCAAGTGCTCCTCTGTAGCGAGCGACAGTTCCAGTCAGAAGATGATCCATCACGACTCCACTGTGAGCAATGAG TCCCATTCCTCCCAgagctcagacagacagagtctGGCTCGCCTGCAGAGCGACtcaagcagcagcacacag TTCTTCACACTCTTCCATCCCTTCCCCTGGAGTAGTCTGCTTCCCTTTGGCTTGTTCTTTCAGGTGTTTGAGTCCGTAGAGGAGGTGGACCAGATTGAGACGGAGCCCAAGACCGAAGAGGCCAAGCAGGCGCCAAAGATGCCCAATGGAGCTCTGCAGAACGGGACCTGCTCTCCCGACTCTGGACACCCCTCCTCCCGCAACTTCTCAGTCACCTCTGGCCTGTCAGACACTTCGCTCAGCACAGACGACACCGCCGGACCTGCTCTCCCCCCGGCATCACAGAGCTCTGTCAAACCTGCAGGGGTAGAGGCTGAAGGTCTAACAGAGGAAACGCTTAGCCAGGAGAGAACCGAAGTGAAGGACGAAGAGGAGACGCTCGGTGTGACCATAACTGCAGAAAATACCAAGATTGAGGTGAATGATAATGACATGATTCAGCCACTGGAAGAGGAGCAGGTGATGACCAACAAAGAGACGTGTTTGCAAACTAAAAGCcaggaaaatgttgaagagCCAGAATCTACTAAAACAGAGGGAACCAAGTCTGAAGATACAGACATTCAAGGAATTCAATCTTTAGATTCAGGGGAAATAGGAAGAGATGTGTCTGATGAGGATACTGTGATGGTATCAGCAGCTGCTACAGAATCCAAAGAAGAACTCGTGGAACATAGTCTCAAGAAAGACGTAGAAGTCAGAAACGAGGAAATGACAAAGCTCAAGGAAAGGATTGTGGAAAAGATGAAGGAAATGGACGAATCAAAAACAAGTGAACCGCAAGAATTTAGTTTGACTGAGGGGACAGAAAAAATGGTCCAACATCATGTGGCCGCTGACATTGAGACCAACCTCCTATTCTCAACAGACGCCAGGGTCTCGAGAACAAGAGAAACTTACTGCGCCTCTCAGAAAGAGGAGCCTCAGGTCATGACTGAATCTGACGAGTCTCCCTCAGCCATAGAGATGGAGGAGATCCCCAAAGCCAAAGTTTCCATGGTGCCTTGGAGCAGGAAGGGACGATGCGAGCCCTCGTCTTCCTTTGAGGACTCAGCCCCTCGCGCGGAGGAGGAGCAAGGAAAGCACATTCCGGAGGGCACAGAGTCCATCCTGTCCGAGGAGCCGGAGATGCAGAGTCTGTACCCTCACTTAGATTCTCTGCCCGGGTCTGGAGACACCAAGAGCAAAGCGACCTCTCAAGGATCTGCTGGGAGTACCTTCTCT caaGAGCTGCTGGATTTGTACACGTTAAATCTGCACCGCATTGAAAAGGACGTCCAGCGCTGCGACAGGAACTACTGTTACTTCACTCCTGCCAACCTGGAGAAACTGCGCAACATCATGTGCAG CTATATCTGGAGGCACCTTGACATCGGCTACGTTCAGGGCATGTGTGATCTGCTGGCTCCGCTTCTAGTCATCCTGGACGATG AGGCCATGGCCTTCAGCTGCTTCACTGAGCTCATGAAGAGAATGAATCAAAACTTTCCCCACGGAGGCGCTATGGACACTCACTTTGCCAACATGCGCTCTCTAATCCAG ATCCTGGATTCTGAGATGTTTGAGCTAATGCACCAAAACGGAGACTACACCCACTTCTACTTCTGCTACCGCTGGTTTCTCCTGGACTTCAAGCGAG AGCTGGTGTACGAGGACGTGTTCGCGGTCTGGGAAACCATCTGGGCGGCTAAGTATGCCTCCTCCAGTCACTTTGTCCTCTTCATTGCTCTGGCGCTGGTGGAGATCTACAGGGACATCATCCTGGAGAACAACATGGACTTCACTGACATCATCAAGTTCTTCAATG AAATGGCTGAGCACCACAACATAAAGCAGATTTTGACCCTGGCCAGAGATCTGGTGTACAAGGTGCAGATGCTGATTGAAAACAAGTGA
- the sgsm1a gene encoding small G protein signaling modulator 1 isoform X5 → MATIMAETETRQKLLRTVKKEVKQIMEEAVTRKFVHEDSSHIVSFCAAVEACVLHGLRRRAAGFLRSNKIAALFMKVGKSFAPAEELCRKAQELEQIIETKRSQSLQSQDSLRKMPRLPGLTPQGAKNLWIRAALFEKVLDKIVLYLVENSSKYYEKEAVLMDPVDGPILASLLVGPCALEYTKMKTADHFWTDPSADELVQRHRIHGGNCRQDSPTKRPALCFQKRHSSSSMDERPSPSPSAREYVESLHQNNRATLLFGKNNVLVQPRDDMEAVPGYLSLHQTADIMTLKWTPNQLMNGSVGDLDYERSVFWDYAMTIPLEEIVYLHCHQQVDSGGTVVLVSQDGIQRPPLRFPRGGHLLQFLSCLENGLLPHGQLDPPLWSQRGKGKVFPKLRNRVPQGSSESVSDKEEDEATDYVFRILFPNSQSEFVTPPDLMDQGATMWHPTLRKASCSSCSQGSFSEGGTPKGCNHERAPLKLLCDSMKYQIISRAFYGWLAYCRHLSTVRTHLSALVNHTIVAPDTPCDAYKGLTAEVWKTFLQDCTAYKEQELLRLVYFGGVEPSLRKEVWPFLLGHYQFGMSEAERKEVDKQVRVCYQQTMREWLGCEEIVRQREKEQHAAALAKCSSVASDSSSQKMIHHDSTVSNESHSSQSSDRQSLARLQSDSSSSTQVFESVEEVDQIETEPKTEEAKQAPKMPNGALQNGTCSPDSGHPSSRNFSVTSGLSDTSLSTDDTAGPALPPASQSSVKPAGVEAEGLTEETLSQERTEVKDEEETLGVTITAENTKIEVNDNDMIQPLEEEQVMTNKETCLQTKSQENVEEPESTKTEGTKSEDTDIQGIQSLDSGEIGRDVSDEDTVMVSAAATESKEELVEHSLKKDVEVRNEEMTKLKERIVEKMKEMDESKTSEPQEFSLTEGTEKMVQHHVAADIETNLLFSTDARVSRTRETYCASQKEEPQVMTESDESPSAIEMEEIPKAKVSMVPWSRKGRCEPSSSFEDSAPRAEEEQGKHIPEGTESILSEEPEMQSLYPHLDSLPGSGDTKSKATSQGSAGSTFSQELLDLYTLNLHRIEKDVQRCDRNYCYFTPANLEKLRNIMCSYIWRHLDIGYVQGMCDLLAPLLVILDDEAMAFSCFTELMKRMNQNFPHGGAMDTHFANMRSLIQILDSEMFELMHQNGDYTHFYFCYRWFLLDFKRELVYEDVFAVWETIWAAKYASSSHFVLFIALALVEIYRDIILENNMDFTDIIKFFNEMAEHHNIKQILTLARDLVYKVQMLIENK, encoded by the exons GTGAAGCAGATTATGGAAGAAGCCGTGACCAGGAAATTTGTCCACGAAGACAGCAGCCatattgtgtctttttgtg CTGCAGTGGAGGCGTGTGTTCTGCATGGGCTGAGGCGACGAGCAGCTGGTTTTCTGCGCAGCAACAAGATAGCGGCACTCTTCATGAAGGTGGGGAAAAGCTTTGCCCCTGCTGAGGAGCTGTGTAGGAAGGCCCAGGAGCTCGAGCAGATCATCGAGACAAA ACGAAGTCAAAGCTTGCAAAGTCAGGACAGCCTTCGTAAGATGCCCCGGCTGCCCGGCCTCACCCCCCAGGGAGCCAAGAACCTGTGGATCCGGGCGGCTCTTTTTGAAAAGGTGCTGGACAAGATCGTTCTCTACCTGGTGGAGAACAGCAG TAAATACTACGAGAAAGAGGCTGTTCTAATGGACCCTGTAGATGGACCTATCCTTGCCTCTTTGTTAG TCGGACCTTGTGCTTTGGAGTACACCAAGATGAAGACAGCTGACCACTTCTGGACCGACCCGTCCGCTGACGAGCTGGTGCAGAGACACCGCATCCACGGTGGCAACTGCAGGCAGGACTCTCCCACCAAGAGGCCTGCACTGTGT TTCCAGAAGCGgcactccagcagcagcatggacGAACGCCCTTCCCCCTCGCCGTCAGCTCGAGAATATGTGGAGTCACTGCATCAGAACAACAGGGCGACCTTGCTGTTCGGCAAAAACAACGTGCTCGTGCAACCG agGGACGACATGGAGGCTGTCCCCGGTTACCTCTCCCTGCACCAGACCGCTGACATCATGACCCTGAAGTGGACTCCCAACCAGCTCATGAACGGCTCTGTTGGAGACTTGGACTACGAGCGCAG TGTGTTTTGGGACTATGCCATGACGATTCCTCTCGAGGAGATAGTTTACTTGCACTGTCATCAACAAG TGGACAGTGGGGGGACGGTGGTGCTGGTCAGTCAGGATGGAATCCAGAGACCTCCACTGCGCTTCCCCAGGGGAGGACACCTGCTCCAGTTCCTCTCCTGCCTGGAGAATGGCCTCCTTCCCCACGGCCAGCTGGACCCTCCGCTCTGGTCCCAGAGGGGAAAG GGGAAGGTGTTTCCGAAGCTGCGGAATAGAGTTCCTCAGGGATCCTCAGAATCAGTCTCGGAtaaggaggaggacgaggccACGGACTATGTCTTCCGCATCCTCTTTccaaacagccaatcagagtttG TGACTCCTCCAGACTTGATGGATCAGGGAGCTACGATGTGGCATCCCACTCTCAGGAAGGCCTCGTGTTCCTCTTGTTCTCAGGGGAGCTTCTCTGAGGGAGGGACACCCAAGGGCTGTAACCATGAGAG GGCTcctctgaagctgctgtgtgacAGCATGAAGTATCAGATCATCTCTCGGGCATTTTACGGCT GGTTGGCATACTGCCGTCACCTGTCCACTGTGCGCACACATCTCTCTGCCCTCGTCAATCACACCATCGTGGCACCCGACACGCCGTGCGATGCCTACAAAGGGCTCACTGCAGAAGTGTGGAAGACATTCCTTCAGGACTGCACA GCCTACAaggagcaggagctgctgcGTCTGGTCTACTTTGGTGGTGTGGAGCCCTCGCTGCGTAAAGAGGTGTGGCCTTTCCTGCTGGGTCACTACCAGTTTGGGATGTCAGAAGCTGAGAGGAAGGAG GTGGACAAACAGGTCCGAGTGTGTTACCAACAGACGATGCGTGAGTGGCTCGGCTGCGAGGAGATCGTCCGCCAGCGAGAGAAGGAGCAGCACGCCGCAGCCTTGGCCAAGTGCTCCTCTGTAGCGAGCGACAGTTCCAGTCAGAAGATGATCCATCACGACTCCACTGTGAGCAATGAG TCCCATTCCTCCCAgagctcagacagacagagtctGGCTCGCCTGCAGAGCGACtcaagcagcagcacacag GTGTTTGAGTCCGTAGAGGAGGTGGACCAGATTGAGACGGAGCCCAAGACCGAAGAGGCCAAGCAGGCGCCAAAGATGCCCAATGGAGCTCTGCAGAACGGGACCTGCTCTCCCGACTCTGGACACCCCTCCTCCCGCAACTTCTCAGTCACCTCTGGCCTGTCAGACACTTCGCTCAGCACAGACGACACCGCCGGACCTGCTCTCCCCCCGGCATCACAGAGCTCTGTCAAACCTGCAGGGGTAGAGGCTGAAGGTCTAACAGAGGAAACGCTTAGCCAGGAGAGAACCGAAGTGAAGGACGAAGAGGAGACGCTCGGTGTGACCATAACTGCAGAAAATACCAAGATTGAGGTGAATGATAATGACATGATTCAGCCACTGGAAGAGGAGCAGGTGATGACCAACAAAGAGACGTGTTTGCAAACTAAAAGCcaggaaaatgttgaagagCCAGAATCTACTAAAACAGAGGGAACCAAGTCTGAAGATACAGACATTCAAGGAATTCAATCTTTAGATTCAGGGGAAATAGGAAGAGATGTGTCTGATGAGGATACTGTGATGGTATCAGCAGCTGCTACAGAATCCAAAGAAGAACTCGTGGAACATAGTCTCAAGAAAGACGTAGAAGTCAGAAACGAGGAAATGACAAAGCTCAAGGAAAGGATTGTGGAAAAGATGAAGGAAATGGACGAATCAAAAACAAGTGAACCGCAAGAATTTAGTTTGACTGAGGGGACAGAAAAAATGGTCCAACATCATGTGGCCGCTGACATTGAGACCAACCTCCTATTCTCAACAGACGCCAGGGTCTCGAGAACAAGAGAAACTTACTGCGCCTCTCAGAAAGAGGAGCCTCAGGTCATGACTGAATCTGACGAGTCTCCCTCAGCCATAGAGATGGAGGAGATCCCCAAAGCCAAAGTTTCCATGGTGCCTTGGAGCAGGAAGGGACGATGCGAGCCCTCGTCTTCCTTTGAGGACTCAGCCCCTCGCGCGGAGGAGGAGCAAGGAAAGCACATTCCGGAGGGCACAGAGTCCATCCTGTCCGAGGAGCCGGAGATGCAGAGTCTGTACCCTCACTTAGATTCTCTGCCCGGGTCTGGAGACACCAAGAGCAAAGCGACCTCTCAAGGATCTGCTGGGAGTACCTTCTCT caaGAGCTGCTGGATTTGTACACGTTAAATCTGCACCGCATTGAAAAGGACGTCCAGCGCTGCGACAGGAACTACTGTTACTTCACTCCTGCCAACCTGGAGAAACTGCGCAACATCATGTGCAG CTATATCTGGAGGCACCTTGACATCGGCTACGTTCAGGGCATGTGTGATCTGCTGGCTCCGCTTCTAGTCATCCTGGACGATG AGGCCATGGCCTTCAGCTGCTTCACTGAGCTCATGAAGAGAATGAATCAAAACTTTCCCCACGGAGGCGCTATGGACACTCACTTTGCCAACATGCGCTCTCTAATCCAG ATCCTGGATTCTGAGATGTTTGAGCTAATGCACCAAAACGGAGACTACACCCACTTCTACTTCTGCTACCGCTGGTTTCTCCTGGACTTCAAGCGAG AGCTGGTGTACGAGGACGTGTTCGCGGTCTGGGAAACCATCTGGGCGGCTAAGTATGCCTCCTCCAGTCACTTTGTCCTCTTCATTGCTCTGGCGCTGGTGGAGATCTACAGGGACATCATCCTGGAGAACAACATGGACTTCACTGACATCATCAAGTTCTTCAATG AAATGGCTGAGCACCACAACATAAAGCAGATTTTGACCCTGGCCAGAGATCTGGTGTACAAGGTGCAGATGCTGATTGAAAACAAGTGA